Proteins from a single region of Symphalangus syndactylus isolate Jambi chromosome 12, NHGRI_mSymSyn1-v2.1_pri, whole genome shotgun sequence:
- the CD160 gene encoding CD160 antigen isoform X2, protein MPLEPGRGCCALAILLAIVDIQSGGCINITSSASQEGTRLNLICTVWHKKEEAEGFVVFLCKDRSGDCSPETSLKQLRLKRDPGIDGVGEVSSQLMFTISQVTPSHSGTYQCCARSQKSGIRLQGHFFSILFTETGNYTVTGLKQRQHLEFSHNEGTLSSGFLQEKVWVMLVTSLVALQAL, encoded by the exons ATGCCGTTGGAACCCGGCAGAGGCTGCTGTGCCCTGGCCATCCTGCTGGCCATTGTGGACATCCAGTCTGGTG GATGCATTAACATCaccagctcagcttcccaagaaggAACGCGACTAAACTTAATCTGTACTGTGTGGCATAAGAAAGAAGAGGCTGAGGGGTTTGTAGTGTTTTTGTGCAAGGACAGGTCTGGAGACTGTTCTCCTGAGACCAGTTTAAAACAGCTGAGACTTAAAAGGGATCCTGGGATAGATGGTGTTGGTGAAGTATCATCTCAGTTGATGTTCACCATAAGCCAAGTCACACCATCACACAGTGGGACCTACCAGTGTTGTGCCAGAAGCCAGAAGTCAGGTATCCGCCTTCAGGGCCATTTTTTCTCCATTCTATTCACAG AGACAGGGAACTACACAGTGACGGGATTGAAACAAAGACAACATCTTGAGTTCAGCCATAATGAAGGCACTCTCAGTTCAGGCTTCCTACAAGAAAAGGTCTGGGTAATGCTGGTCACCAGCCTTGTGGCCCTTCAAG CTTTGTAA
- the CD160 gene encoding CD160 antigen isoform X1, whose product MPLEPGRGCCALAILLAIVDIQSGGCINITSSASQEGTRLNLICTVWHKKEEAEGFVVFLCKDRSGDCSPETSLKQLRLKRDPGIDGVGEVSSQLMFTISQVTPSHSGTYQCCARSQKSGIRLQGHFFSILFTETGNYTVTGLKQRQHLEFSHNEGTLSSGFLQEKVWVMLVTSLVALQGMSKRAVSTPSNEVYVRSPSSLPQRKVPHI is encoded by the exons ATGCCGTTGGAACCCGGCAGAGGCTGCTGTGCCCTGGCCATCCTGCTGGCCATTGTGGACATCCAGTCTGGTG GATGCATTAACATCaccagctcagcttcccaagaaggAACGCGACTAAACTTAATCTGTACTGTGTGGCATAAGAAAGAAGAGGCTGAGGGGTTTGTAGTGTTTTTGTGCAAGGACAGGTCTGGAGACTGTTCTCCTGAGACCAGTTTAAAACAGCTGAGACTTAAAAGGGATCCTGGGATAGATGGTGTTGGTGAAGTATCATCTCAGTTGATGTTCACCATAAGCCAAGTCACACCATCACACAGTGGGACCTACCAGTGTTGTGCCAGAAGCCAGAAGTCAGGTATCCGCCTTCAGGGCCATTTTTTCTCCATTCTATTCACAG AGACAGGGAACTACACAGTGACGGGATTGAAACAAAGACAACATCTTGAGTTCAGCCATAATGAAGGCACTCTCAGTTCAGGCTTCCTACAAGAAAAGGTCTGGGTAATGCTGGTCACCAGCCTTGTGGCCCTTCAAGGTATGTCCAAAAGAGCCGTAAGCACCCCAAGCAATGAGGTATATGTAAGGAGTCCGTCTTCTTTACCCCAACGAAAAGTCCCACACATATAG